From Pseudomonas sp. LS1212, the proteins below share one genomic window:
- the lpxC gene encoding UDP-3-O-acyl-N-acetylglucosamine deacetylase, which yields MIKQRTLKNIIRATGVGLHSGEKVYLTLKPAPVDTGIVFCRADLDPVVQIPARAENVGETTMSTTLVNGDTKVDTVEHLLSAMAGLGIDNAYVELSASEVPIMDGSAGPFVFLIQSAGLEEQDAAKKFIRILKEVTVEDGDKRATFVPFEGFKVSFEIDFDHPVFKDRTQSASVDFSSTSFVKEVSRARTFGFMSDIEYLRTHNLALGGSVENAIVVDTDGVLNEDGLRYEDEFVKHKILDAIGDLYLLGNSLIGEFRGFKSGHALNNQLLRKLIEQKDAWEVVTFEDASTAPISYMRPVAAV from the coding sequence ATGATTAAACAACGCACCCTGAAGAATATTATCCGTGCCACAGGTGTCGGCCTGCACTCGGGGGAAAAGGTTTACCTGACCCTCAAACCCGCACCTGTGGATACCGGCATCGTATTTTGTCGCGCCGACCTCGACCCCGTGGTGCAGATTCCTGCCCGTGCGGAAAACGTCGGTGAAACCACGATGTCGACCACTCTGGTCAACGGCGATACCAAGGTAGACACGGTAGAGCATTTGCTCTCGGCCATGGCCGGCCTGGGCATCGATAACGCCTACGTCGAACTCTCCGCGTCCGAAGTGCCAATCATGGATGGCAGCGCAGGTCCCTTCGTATTCCTGATTCAATCTGCCGGCCTGGAAGAACAGGACGCAGCCAAGAAGTTCATCCGGATCCTGAAAGAAGTGACAGTGGAAGATGGCGACAAGCGCGCTACTTTCGTGCCTTTCGAAGGGTTCAAGGTGAGTTTCGAGATCGATTTCGATCACCCGGTGTTCAAAGACCGCACCCAAAGTGCCAGCGTGGATTTTTCCAGCACTTCTTTCGTGAAAGAAGTCAGCCGCGCCCGTACCTTTGGCTTCATGAGTGATATCGAGTACCTGCGCACGCACAACCTCGCACTCGGCGGTAGCGTGGAGAACGCCATCGTGGTCGATACGGACGGCGTGTTGAACGAAGACGGCCTGCGGTATGAGGACGAATTCGTCAAGCACAAGATCCTCGACGCCATCGGCGACCTCTACCTGCTGGGCAATAGCCTGATTGGTGAGTTCCGTGGCTTCAAGTCCGGCCATGCATTGAACAACCAGCTCCTGCGCAAGCTCATCGAGCAGAAGGATGCCTGGGAAGTGGTGACTTTCGAAGATGCCAGTACGGCACCGATCTCT